One part of the Burkholderia vietnamiensis LMG 10929 genome encodes these proteins:
- a CDS encoding winged helix-turn-helix transcriptional regulator — protein sequence MSLSHPELPADMPAPDAGGCLATREILDRIGDKWSLYIVAMLANGPRRFNELKRGIDGISQRMLTLTLRGLERDGLITRTMYPTIPPRVDYELTDMGRTLLKPVMALVNWASENQVSIAEAHKRFDEAPEPDQVSIQGVVYQRR from the coding sequence ATGTCACTTAGTCACCCCGAGCTACCTGCCGATATGCCTGCACCTGACGCTGGCGGCTGCTTGGCAACTCGTGAAATCCTGGATCGCATCGGCGACAAGTGGAGCCTCTACATTGTCGCTATGCTGGCCAATGGCCCGCGGCGCTTCAACGAATTGAAGCGCGGCATCGACGGCATTTCCCAGCGGATGCTGACACTCACCTTGCGCGGATTGGAACGCGACGGACTGATAACGCGAACGATGTATCCAACGATTCCTCCTCGCGTCGATTACGAACTCACTGACATGGGAAGAACGCTGTTGAAGCCTGTCATGGCGTTGGTCAACTGGGCGAGCGAGAATCAAGTCTCCATTGCCGAGGCGCATAAACGTTTTGACGAGGCGCCGGAGCCAGATCAGGTCTCGATTCAGGGCGTTGTCTACCAGCGTCGATAG
- a CDS encoding FMN-dependent NADH-azoreductase, protein MSHTLLVTSSPRGADSLSTRFATEIADGIQARSGGPLTVRDLAANPPPHITPAYIQGRITEPEDRTPEQVEAVKVAQELVDELKVADVIVLGSGMINFGLPSQLKAWFDHVTWPGVTFGYGDTGPKGLLAGKKSYLVTATGGVFSEGAWAPFDFQTNYLLYLLGFIGLTDVEVVRVEGTVFGPDAAHAAIANTETAIKALLAKAA, encoded by the coding sequence ATGAGCCACACCCTACTTGTCACTTCCAGCCCGCGCGGGGCTGACAGCCTTTCCACTCGCTTTGCCACCGAAATCGCCGATGGCATCCAAGCCCGCTCGGGCGGTCCGCTGACCGTGCGCGACCTTGCCGCGAATCCGCCGCCGCACATCACGCCAGCCTACATCCAGGGCCGGATCACGGAACCCGAAGATCGCACACCGGAACAGGTCGAGGCGGTGAAGGTCGCGCAAGAATTGGTCGATGAGTTGAAGGTCGCCGATGTGATCGTGCTCGGTTCGGGCATGATCAACTTCGGTCTGCCCTCGCAGCTCAAGGCTTGGTTCGATCACGTCACTTGGCCGGGCGTCACCTTCGGCTACGGCGATACTGGGCCGAAGGGGCTGCTGGCCGGCAAGAAGTCCTATCTCGTTACCGCTACCGGTGGCGTGTTCTCGGAAGGTGCTTGGGCACCGTTCGACTTTCAGACCAATTATTTGCTGTACCTGCTCGGTTTCATTGGCCTGACCGACGTCGAAGTAGTGCGCGTCGAAGGCACGGTTTTCGGCCCCGATGCGGCGCATGCCGCAATCGCCAACACCGAAACGGCCATCAAAGCCTTGTTGGCGAAGGCTGCGTGA
- a CDS encoding NAD(P)-dependent oxidoreductase, which produces MAGKKTIALFGATGPTGRHIIEEALTQGYKLSVYTRDAKKLAPFAGRVEIVVGDLKDQRAIAKCVQGADAVISALGPNSLKVQGDKPIMRGLTNIIAAMKRAGVRRLIQISTAAYRDPKDGFAFKAHAFALLFKVIASKGYEDIKATGELIANSDLDWTLVRIPNLKDGPADGRVDVGWYGKTRLGTKLSRGNVAKFLVDQVTDRKFVRAAPGIANH; this is translated from the coding sequence ATGGCCGGGAAAAAAACTATCGCGCTGTTCGGTGCGACCGGGCCGACCGGGAGGCACATCATCGAGGAAGCCTTGACGCAGGGCTACAAACTGTCGGTATATACGCGCGACGCAAAGAAACTCGCGCCGTTCGCGGGAAGGGTAGAAATCGTTGTCGGCGACCTCAAAGACCAGCGTGCCATTGCGAAGTGCGTCCAGGGTGCGGATGCGGTCATTAGCGCCCTTGGTCCCAACAGTCTCAAGGTGCAGGGCGATAAGCCGATCATGCGCGGCTTGACCAACATCATCGCCGCGATGAAGCGCGCGGGCGTGCGCCGTCTTATCCAGATTTCTACGGCTGCCTATCGTGATCCCAAGGATGGCTTTGCCTTCAAAGCTCATGCGTTCGCGCTGTTGTTCAAGGTTATCGCGAGCAAGGGGTATGAGGACATCAAGGCGACTGGCGAATTGATCGCCAATTCGGACCTGGACTGGACACTGGTACGCATTCCGAACCTAAAGGATGGTCCCGCCGATGGCCGCGTGGATGTGGGTTGGTATGGAAAAACCAGACTCGGCACGAAGCTCTCCAGAGGCAACGTTGCGAAGTTCCTGGTCGACCAGGTGACCGACAGGAAGTTCGTGCGTGCCGCGCCAGGCATCGCTAACCATTGA